One Podarcis raffonei isolate rPodRaf1 chromosome 3, rPodRaf1.pri, whole genome shotgun sequence genomic region harbors:
- the XPO5 gene encoding exportin-5 isoform X2 — MSWDPVSTLCEQLVKAVTVMMDPASTQRYRLEALKFCEEFKEKSPVCVPCGLKLAEITQTAIVRHFGLQILEHVVKFRWNNMGRLEKVFLKNSVMELISNGTQNILEEESHIKDVLSRIVVEMIKREWPQHWPDLLNELDTLSKQGETQTELVMFILLRLAEDVVTFQTLPAQRRRDIQQTLTQNMETIFSFLLNTLQQNVNKYRRMKMDATQESKAQASCRVGIAALNTLAGYIDWVAMSHITADNCKLLEMLCLLLNEPELQVGAAECLLIVVSRKGKLDDRKPLMVLFGDVAMHYIFSAAQTADGEGLVEKHYVFLKRLCQVLCSLGSQLYALVGSDSDVETPVNLGKYLESFLAFTTHPSQFLRSSTQITWGALFRHEVLSRDPLLLAMIPKYLRASMTNLVKVGFPSKTDSPSCKYSHFDFDSDEDFNCFFNSFRAQQGEVIRMACRLDPRTGFQMAGEWLKYQLSTPVDIGPVNSKTGEGLCSIFSVSFVQWDAMTFFLESVVSPMFRFMEKDEIPVSDGIELLQLVLSYETKDPLILSCVLSNVSALFPFVTYRPEYLPDVLSKLFASVTFEVVEESKAPRTRAVKNVRRHACSSIIKMCRDYPQLVLPNFDMLYNHVKQLLSNELLLTQMEKCALMEALVLVSNQFKDYPRQKVFLEELMSPVTNLWLSEEMRRVLTNPEEFVHYVGADNKLTDPVMDDPCGLNRSRISFCVYTILGVIKRARWPASLEEAKAGGFVVGYMSNGSPIYRNPCSVQVLKLFDNLLALIRTHNNLYMPEMVARFGETFAKALDLLEVEKNAILGLPQPLLEIYDSPVYKTVLERMQGFFCTLYDNCFHVLGNAGSSMQQDFYTVEGLATELLNSAFLNLNNLPDYRLRPMLRVFVKPLVLSCPSEHYESLICPILGPLFTYLYVRLSQKWQVINQRSVLCDEDAADDNPESQEMLEEQLVRVLTREVVDLIAVCCVAKKGAEQNSAVAADGDDEEMMSTEVTPPSNSELTELGKCLMKQENVCSALLVTAFTSLSWKDTLSCQRTTTNLCWPLLKEVLTKNMMIPEAVSWFFRSVLTGLQVHGQHDGCMAALVHLAFQIYEALRPRYAELKAVMEQIPEIQKDSLEQFDSKLLNVTLQKVTDKRRKDHFKRLIAGCIGKPLGEQFRKEVHIRNLPSLFKKVKAPLDTNPLDNEDGSLIALFEQ, encoded by the exons ATGTCGTGGGACCCGGTGAGCACCCTCTGCGAGCAGCTCGTGAAGGCGGTGACGGTGATGATGGACCCGGCCTCCACGCAGCGGTACCGCCTGGAGGCCCTCAAG TTCTGTGAAGAGTTTAAAGAAAAGAGCCCAGTATGTGTTCCCTGTGGACTGAAGTTGGCCGAGATAACACAGACTGCTATTGTCAGACACTTTGGTCTTCAGATTCTGGAGCATGTGGTGAA GTTCCGGTGGAACAATATGGGTCGGCTTGAGAAAGTCTTTTTGAAGAACAGCGTTATGGAGCTCATATCCAAT GGTACCCAGAATATTTTAGAAGAAGAAAGTCACATTAAAGATGTTCTCTCTCGCATTGTAGTAGAGATGATTAAGCGTGAATGGCCCCAGCACTGGCCTGACCTGTTAAATGAGCTGGACACTCTCTCCAAACAGGGG GAGACTCAGACAGAGTTAGTGATGTTCATACTTTTACGACTGGCAGAAGATGTGGTGACCTTCCAGACTCTGCCAGCCCAGCGACGACGTGATATCCAGCAAACTCTCACTCAGAACATGGAGACTATCTTTAGCTTCCTGCTCAACACCTTGCAGCAGAATGTAAACAAATACAGACGCATG AAAATGGATGCAACACAGGAATCAAAA GCACAAGCAAGTTGTCGAGTAGGGATAGCAGCACTCAATACTCTGGCCGGCTACATTGACTGGGTGGCTATGAGCCACATCACAGCAGATAACTGCAAGCTGCTAGAGATGCTATGTCTGCTCTTGAATGAGCCAGAACTTCAAGTGGGAGCAGCAGAGTGTCTCTTGATCGTGGTCAGCAGAAAA GGGAAACTGGATGATCGCAAGCCCTTGATGGTTTTGTTTGGGGATGTTGCCATGCACTACATCTTCTCTGCCGCCCA GACAGCAGATGGTGAAGGCCTAGTAGAGAAGCACTATGTTTTCTTAAAGAGACTTTGCCAAGTCTTGTGTTCTTTGGGTAGTCAGCTGTATGCATTGGTG GGCTCTGATTCAGATGTGGAAACACCTGTCAACCTTGGAAAATACCTCGAGTCATTTCTAGCTTTCACAACCCACCCCAGCCAG TTCCTACGCTCTTCCACCCAGATCACATGGGGAGCTCTTTTTCGGCACGAAGTCCTGTCACGTGATCCTCTGTTGTTGGCTATGATTCCAAAATACCTGCGAGCATCTATGACTAATCTTGTGAAG GTGGGGTTTCCTTCCAAGACAGACAGCCCCAGTTGTAAATATTCTCACTTCGACTTTGACAGTGATGAAGACTTTAATTGCTTCTTCAACT CTTTCCGTGCACAGCAGGGAGAGGTGATAAGGATGGCATGTCGCTTGGACCCTCGAACTGGCTTCCAGATGGCTGGAGAATGGCTGAAATACCAGCTGTCCACTCCGGTTGATATTGGACCCGTGAACT CTAAAACTGGTGAAGGCCTCTGCTCCATCTTTTCAGTTTCTTTTGTGCAATGGGATGCTATGACCTTTTTCTTGGAGAGTGTCGTTAGCCCGATGTTCCGGTTCATGGAAAAGGAC GAGATCCCAGTATCCGATGGCATAGAACTGCTACAACTTGTCCTCAGCTATGAAACAAAGGATCCCCTCATCCTGTCCTGTGTCCTTTCTAATGTTTCGGCACTCTTTCCATTTGTCACTTACAGGCCAGAATACCTGCCAGATGTTCTTTCAAAG CTCTTTGCCTCTGTTACCTTTGAAGTTGTAGAAGAAAGTAAG GCCCCAAGGACCCGTGCAGTGAAGAATGTGAGAAGACATGCGTGTTCCTCAATAATCAAGATGTGCCGGGATTACCCTCAGCTTGTCCTG CCAAACTTTGACATGCTGTATAACCATGtaaagcagctgctctccaatgaGCTACTCCTGACCCAGATGGAGAAGTGTGCTCTCATGGAAGCCCTAGTCCTCGTCAGCAACCAGTTCAAGGACTACCCACGGCAGAAGGTTTTCTTGGAAGAACTCATGTCTCCTGTCACAAACTTGTGGCTGTCTGAAGAAATGAGGAG AGTCCTGACGAATCCTGAAGAGTTTGTCCACTATGTTGGTGCTGATAATAAACTTACAGACCCAGTCATGGACGATCCCTGTGGCCTAAACCGTTCTAGA ATAAGCTTTTGTGTGTATACCATTCTGGGCGTTATAAAACGGGCTCGTTGGCCTGCTTCCTTGGAAGAGGCGAAGGCTGGAGGATTTGTGGTTGGGTACATGTCTAATGGCAGTCCAATCTACCGTAATCCCTGCTCTGTGCAGGTCCTGAAACTGTTTGACAACTTGCTTGCGCTCATAAG GACTCATAACAATCTGTATATGCCAGAGATGGTGGCCAGGTTTGGGGAAACCTTTGCAAAGGCCTTAGACCTGCTGGAAGTGGAGAAGAATGCCATCCTAG GCCTTCCTCAGCCCCTGCTGGAAATTTATGACTCTCCTGTTTACAAAACAGTGTTGGAAAggatgcagggctttttttgtaCCCTGTATGACAACTG TTTCCATGTCCTGGGGAATGCTGGCTCATCAATGCAGCAAGATTTCTACACAGTAGAGGGCCTAGCTACTGAGCTGCTCAACTCTGCTTTTCTCAACCTAAACAACCTCCCTGACTATAGACTCCGCCCCATGCTTC GTGTGTTTGTGAAGCCCTTGGTCCTTTCTTGTCCATCTGAACACTATGAATCTCTTATCTGTCCTATACTTGGACCACTCTTCACCTACTTGTATGTG AGGCTGTCCCAGAAATGGCAGGTGATCAACCAGCGAAGTGTGCTTTG TGACGAAGATGCAGCAGATGACAACCCAGAATCCCAAGAGATGTTAGAGGAGCAGCTAGTTAGGGTGCTTACCCGAGAAGTTGTGGATCTAATTG CTGTTTGCTGTGTCGCAAAGAAGGGTGCTGAGCAGAACAGTGCTGTTGCTGCAGATGGAGATG ATGAGGAGATGATGTCTACAGAGGTGACTCCACCATCTAATTCTGAGCTCACTGAATTGGGCAAGTGTTTGATGAAGCAAGAG AACGTCTGCAGTGCGCTGCTGGTTACAGCCTTCACATCCCTTTCATGGAAGGATACATTGTCCTGCCAAAGAACTACCACAAATCTGTGCTGGCCGCTGCTCAAAGAG GTGCTTACAAAGAACATGATGATTCCTGAAGCAGTGAGCTGGTTTTTCAGAAGTGTACTGACAGGTTTACAAGTACATGGGCAACACGACGGGTGTATGGCAGCTCTCGTTcacttggccttccagatctaTGAAGCTTTG CGTCCACGGTATGCTGAGCTGAAAGCAGTGATGGAACAGATTCCAGAAATTCAGAAAGACTCCCTGGAACAGTTTGATTCCAAGCTACTCAACGTAACGCTACAGAAAGTAACAGACAAGCGCCGGAAGGACCATTTTAAACGCCTGATCGCAGGCTGCATAGGG AAGCCCCTTGGAGAGCAATTTAGGAAGGAAGTTCATATCAGAAACCTTCCCTCTCTTTTCAAGAAGGTGAAGGCACCCCTAGATACAAATCCATTGGATAATGAAGATGGAAGCCTCATTGCGCTCTTTGAGCAATAG
- the XPO5 gene encoding exportin-5 isoform X1, which yields MSWDPVSTLCEQLVKAVTVMMDPASTQRYRLEALKFCEEFKEKSPVCVPCGLKLAEITQTAIVRHFGLQILEHVVKFRWNNMGRLEKVFLKNSVMELISNGTQNILEEESHIKDVLSRIVVEMIKREWPQHWPDLLNELDTLSKQGETQTELVMFILLRLAEDVVTFQTLPAQRRRDIQQTLTQNMETIFSFLLNTLQQNVNKYRRMKMDATQESKAQASCRVGIAALNTLAGYIDWVAMSHITADNCKLLEMLCLLLNEPELQVGAAECLLIVVSRKGKLDDRKPLMVLFGDVAMHYIFSAAQTADGEGLVEKHYVFLKRLCQVLCSLGSQLYALVGSDSDVETPVNLGKYLESFLAFTTHPSQFLRSSTQITWGALFRHEVLSRDPLLLAMIPKYLRASMTNLVKVGFPSKTDSPSCKYSHFDFDSDEDFNCFFNSFRAQQGEVIRMACRLDPRTGFQMAGEWLKYQLSTPVDIGPVNSKTGEGLCSIFSVSFVQWDAMTFFLESVVSPMFRFMEKDEIPVSDGIELLQLVLSYETKDPLILSCVLSNVSALFPFVTYRPEYLPDVLSKLFASVTFEVVEESKAPRTRAVKNVRRHACSSIIKMCRDYPQLVLPNFDMLYNHVKQLLSNELLLTQMEKCALMEALVLVSNQFKDYPRQKVFLEELMSPVTNLWLSEEMRRVLTNPEEFVHYVGADNKLTDPVMDDPCGLNRSRISFCVYTILGVIKRARWPASLEEAKAGGFVVGYMSNGSPIYRNPCSVQVLKLFDNLLALIRTHNNLYMPEMVARFGETFAKALDLLEVEKNAILGLPQPLLEIYDSPVYKTVLERMQGFFCTLYDNCFHVLGNAGSSMQQDFYTVEGLATELLNSAFLNLNNLPDYRLRPMLRVFVKPLVLSCPSEHYESLICPILGPLFTYLYVRLSQKWQVINQRSVLCSDEDAADDNPESQEMLEEQLVRVLTREVVDLIAVCCVAKKGAEQNSAVAADGDDEEMMSTEVTPPSNSELTELGKCLMKQENVCSALLVTAFTSLSWKDTLSCQRTTTNLCWPLLKEVLTKNMMIPEAVSWFFRSVLTGLQVHGQHDGCMAALVHLAFQIYEALRPRYAELKAVMEQIPEIQKDSLEQFDSKLLNVTLQKVTDKRRKDHFKRLIAGCIGKPLGEQFRKEVHIRNLPSLFKKVKAPLDTNPLDNEDGSLIALFEQ from the exons ATGTCGTGGGACCCGGTGAGCACCCTCTGCGAGCAGCTCGTGAAGGCGGTGACGGTGATGATGGACCCGGCCTCCACGCAGCGGTACCGCCTGGAGGCCCTCAAG TTCTGTGAAGAGTTTAAAGAAAAGAGCCCAGTATGTGTTCCCTGTGGACTGAAGTTGGCCGAGATAACACAGACTGCTATTGTCAGACACTTTGGTCTTCAGATTCTGGAGCATGTGGTGAA GTTCCGGTGGAACAATATGGGTCGGCTTGAGAAAGTCTTTTTGAAGAACAGCGTTATGGAGCTCATATCCAAT GGTACCCAGAATATTTTAGAAGAAGAAAGTCACATTAAAGATGTTCTCTCTCGCATTGTAGTAGAGATGATTAAGCGTGAATGGCCCCAGCACTGGCCTGACCTGTTAAATGAGCTGGACACTCTCTCCAAACAGGGG GAGACTCAGACAGAGTTAGTGATGTTCATACTTTTACGACTGGCAGAAGATGTGGTGACCTTCCAGACTCTGCCAGCCCAGCGACGACGTGATATCCAGCAAACTCTCACTCAGAACATGGAGACTATCTTTAGCTTCCTGCTCAACACCTTGCAGCAGAATGTAAACAAATACAGACGCATG AAAATGGATGCAACACAGGAATCAAAA GCACAAGCAAGTTGTCGAGTAGGGATAGCAGCACTCAATACTCTGGCCGGCTACATTGACTGGGTGGCTATGAGCCACATCACAGCAGATAACTGCAAGCTGCTAGAGATGCTATGTCTGCTCTTGAATGAGCCAGAACTTCAAGTGGGAGCAGCAGAGTGTCTCTTGATCGTGGTCAGCAGAAAA GGGAAACTGGATGATCGCAAGCCCTTGATGGTTTTGTTTGGGGATGTTGCCATGCACTACATCTTCTCTGCCGCCCA GACAGCAGATGGTGAAGGCCTAGTAGAGAAGCACTATGTTTTCTTAAAGAGACTTTGCCAAGTCTTGTGTTCTTTGGGTAGTCAGCTGTATGCATTGGTG GGCTCTGATTCAGATGTGGAAACACCTGTCAACCTTGGAAAATACCTCGAGTCATTTCTAGCTTTCACAACCCACCCCAGCCAG TTCCTACGCTCTTCCACCCAGATCACATGGGGAGCTCTTTTTCGGCACGAAGTCCTGTCACGTGATCCTCTGTTGTTGGCTATGATTCCAAAATACCTGCGAGCATCTATGACTAATCTTGTGAAG GTGGGGTTTCCTTCCAAGACAGACAGCCCCAGTTGTAAATATTCTCACTTCGACTTTGACAGTGATGAAGACTTTAATTGCTTCTTCAACT CTTTCCGTGCACAGCAGGGAGAGGTGATAAGGATGGCATGTCGCTTGGACCCTCGAACTGGCTTCCAGATGGCTGGAGAATGGCTGAAATACCAGCTGTCCACTCCGGTTGATATTGGACCCGTGAACT CTAAAACTGGTGAAGGCCTCTGCTCCATCTTTTCAGTTTCTTTTGTGCAATGGGATGCTATGACCTTTTTCTTGGAGAGTGTCGTTAGCCCGATGTTCCGGTTCATGGAAAAGGAC GAGATCCCAGTATCCGATGGCATAGAACTGCTACAACTTGTCCTCAGCTATGAAACAAAGGATCCCCTCATCCTGTCCTGTGTCCTTTCTAATGTTTCGGCACTCTTTCCATTTGTCACTTACAGGCCAGAATACCTGCCAGATGTTCTTTCAAAG CTCTTTGCCTCTGTTACCTTTGAAGTTGTAGAAGAAAGTAAG GCCCCAAGGACCCGTGCAGTGAAGAATGTGAGAAGACATGCGTGTTCCTCAATAATCAAGATGTGCCGGGATTACCCTCAGCTTGTCCTG CCAAACTTTGACATGCTGTATAACCATGtaaagcagctgctctccaatgaGCTACTCCTGACCCAGATGGAGAAGTGTGCTCTCATGGAAGCCCTAGTCCTCGTCAGCAACCAGTTCAAGGACTACCCACGGCAGAAGGTTTTCTTGGAAGAACTCATGTCTCCTGTCACAAACTTGTGGCTGTCTGAAGAAATGAGGAG AGTCCTGACGAATCCTGAAGAGTTTGTCCACTATGTTGGTGCTGATAATAAACTTACAGACCCAGTCATGGACGATCCCTGTGGCCTAAACCGTTCTAGA ATAAGCTTTTGTGTGTATACCATTCTGGGCGTTATAAAACGGGCTCGTTGGCCTGCTTCCTTGGAAGAGGCGAAGGCTGGAGGATTTGTGGTTGGGTACATGTCTAATGGCAGTCCAATCTACCGTAATCCCTGCTCTGTGCAGGTCCTGAAACTGTTTGACAACTTGCTTGCGCTCATAAG GACTCATAACAATCTGTATATGCCAGAGATGGTGGCCAGGTTTGGGGAAACCTTTGCAAAGGCCTTAGACCTGCTGGAAGTGGAGAAGAATGCCATCCTAG GCCTTCCTCAGCCCCTGCTGGAAATTTATGACTCTCCTGTTTACAAAACAGTGTTGGAAAggatgcagggctttttttgtaCCCTGTATGACAACTG TTTCCATGTCCTGGGGAATGCTGGCTCATCAATGCAGCAAGATTTCTACACAGTAGAGGGCCTAGCTACTGAGCTGCTCAACTCTGCTTTTCTCAACCTAAACAACCTCCCTGACTATAGACTCCGCCCCATGCTTC GTGTGTTTGTGAAGCCCTTGGTCCTTTCTTGTCCATCTGAACACTATGAATCTCTTATCTGTCCTATACTTGGACCACTCTTCACCTACTTGTATGTG AGGCTGTCCCAGAAATGGCAGGTGATCAACCAGCGAAGTGTGCTTTG CAGTGACGAAGATGCAGCAGATGACAACCCAGAATCCCAAGAGATGTTAGAGGAGCAGCTAGTTAGGGTGCTTACCCGAGAAGTTGTGGATCTAATTG CTGTTTGCTGTGTCGCAAAGAAGGGTGCTGAGCAGAACAGTGCTGTTGCTGCAGATGGAGATG ATGAGGAGATGATGTCTACAGAGGTGACTCCACCATCTAATTCTGAGCTCACTGAATTGGGCAAGTGTTTGATGAAGCAAGAG AACGTCTGCAGTGCGCTGCTGGTTACAGCCTTCACATCCCTTTCATGGAAGGATACATTGTCCTGCCAAAGAACTACCACAAATCTGTGCTGGCCGCTGCTCAAAGAG GTGCTTACAAAGAACATGATGATTCCTGAAGCAGTGAGCTGGTTTTTCAGAAGTGTACTGACAGGTTTACAAGTACATGGGCAACACGACGGGTGTATGGCAGCTCTCGTTcacttggccttccagatctaTGAAGCTTTG CGTCCACGGTATGCTGAGCTGAAAGCAGTGATGGAACAGATTCCAGAAATTCAGAAAGACTCCCTGGAACAGTTTGATTCCAAGCTACTCAACGTAACGCTACAGAAAGTAACAGACAAGCGCCGGAAGGACCATTTTAAACGCCTGATCGCAGGCTGCATAGGG AAGCCCCTTGGAGAGCAATTTAGGAAGGAAGTTCATATCAGAAACCTTCCCTCTCTTTTCAAGAAGGTGAAGGCACCCCTAGATACAAATCCATTGGATAATGAAGATGGAAGCCTCATTGCGCTCTTTGAGCAATAG
- the POLR1C gene encoding DNA-directed RNA polymerases I and III subunit RPAC1 isoform X2, producing MDESTLEFDMVGIDAAIANAFRRILLAEVPTMAVEKVFVYNNTSIVQDEILAHRLGLIPICADPRLFEYKSEEDECDEINTLQFQLKIKCHRNPQAAKESSDPNELYINHKVYSKHMEWVPLGSQADNMNAKFRPVHDDILIAQLRPGQEIDVLMHCVKGIGKDHAKFSPVATASYRLLPEITLLQPIEGEAAERLKNCFSAGVIEVQEIKGQKVARVANARLDTFSREIFRHNDLKNLVRLARVRDHYIFSVESTGVLPPDVLMSEAIKVLIGKCQQFLEELKFIQKK from the exons ATGGACGAAAGCACTTTGGAATTTGACATGGTGGGGATTGATGCTGCCATTGCTAATGCCTTCCGACGCATCTTGCTTGCTGAG GTGCCAACCATGGCCGTAGAGAAGGTCTTTGTGTACAATAACACCTCCATTGTGCAGGATGAAATTCTAGCTCATCGCTTGGGACTGATCCCTATCTGTGCAGATCCTCGTCTCTTTGAATACAAGAGTGAAG AAGATGAATGTGATGAAATTAACACTCTGCAATTCCAGTTGAAAATAAAGTGCCACAGGAATCCTCAGGCAGCCAAGGAATCGTCTGACCCTAACGAACTGTATATCAACCATAAAG tttaCAGCAAGCACATGGAATGGGTGCCACTGGGCTCTCAGGCCGACAACATGAATGCCAAGTTCCGTCCTGTACATGACGACATCCTCATTGCCCAGCTGCGTCCCGGCCAAGAGATCGATGTACTTATGCACTGCGTCAAAGGCATTG GTAAAGACCATGCAAAGTTTTCTCCAGTGGCTACAGCCAGTTACCGGCTATTGCCAGAAATCACTCTACTACAGCCTATCGAAGGAGAAGCAGCTGAGAGGCTGAAGAACTGCTTTTCTGCTGGGGTTATTGAGGTCCAGGAAATCAAAG GGCAAAAAGTGGCAAGAGTGGCTAACGCTCGCTTGGACACATTCAGTAGAGAAATTTTTCGTCACAATGACCTGAAAAACCTTGTGCGCTTGGCTCGGGTGCGAGATCACTACATCT TTTCTGTTGAGTCAACAGGTGTCTTGCCTCCAGATGTGCTGATGAGTGAAGCAATCAAGGTATTGATAGGAAAGTGTCAGCAGTTCCTGGAGGAGCTTAAATTCATCCAAAAGAAATAA